In one window of Chryseobacterium sp. JV274 DNA:
- the xerD gene encoding site-specific tyrosine recombinase XerD, with product MTWDEKIKDFEIFLRFERNFSENTLDAYVRDIKKLKDYAKEDLANVGPDSIGYENLQEYIFNLSKQKFSERSQARWISSIKAFFKFLLEDEYREDNPAALLEGPKLGLYLPDTLSLPDINKIITAIEVNTDLGKRNHCIIEVLYGCGLRVSELIDLKISNINFKEQYIKVNGKGNKTRFVPLADYTADLLENYIKEVRSKGKINKKYEDTLFLNSRGTSMSRVIVFLIIKELTDKAGVNKKISPHTFRHSFATHLLQNGADLRYIQEMLGHSSITTTEIYTHLKTEELRDVILSYHPRNINIAQ from the coding sequence ATGACTTGGGATGAAAAGATCAAAGATTTTGAAATATTTCTTCGTTTCGAAAGAAATTTTTCAGAAAACACTCTCGACGCCTACGTTCGGGACATTAAGAAATTAAAAGATTATGCAAAAGAAGATCTGGCAAACGTCGGCCCAGATTCTATCGGTTACGAAAACCTGCAGGAATACATTTTCAATCTTTCTAAACAGAAATTCAGTGAGAGATCACAAGCAAGATGGATATCTTCCATCAAAGCCTTTTTCAAATTTCTGCTTGAAGATGAATATCGTGAAGACAATCCTGCGGCGTTACTTGAAGGCCCTAAATTGGGATTATACCTCCCTGATACCTTAAGCCTGCCTGATATCAACAAAATTATCACTGCTATTGAAGTCAATACAGATCTTGGAAAAAGAAACCACTGCATCATAGAGGTACTATATGGATGCGGACTTCGTGTTTCTGAACTCATTGATCTGAAGATCTCCAATATCAATTTTAAAGAGCAATACATCAAGGTAAACGGAAAAGGAAACAAAACCCGTTTTGTACCTTTGGCCGACTATACTGCTGATTTGCTTGAAAATTATATCAAAGAGGTACGTTCTAAAGGTAAGATCAATAAGAAATATGAAGACACTCTCTTTTTGAACAGCCGTGGGACATCTATGTCCAGAGTGATTGTATTTCTTATCATTAAAGAACTTACAGATAAAGCAGGGGTTAACAAAAAAATATCTCCACACACCTTCAGACACTCATTTGCTACGCATTTACTGCAGAACGGAGCAGATCTCCGTTATATTCAGGAAATGCTGGGGCATTCCAGTATTACAACAACGGAAATCTATACGCATCTGAAGACGGAAGAATTAAGGGATGTTATTTTGAGTTATCACCCGAGAAATATTAATATTGCTCAATGA
- the metK gene encoding methionine adenosyltransferase, translating to MSYLFTSESVSEGHPDKIADQISDALIDHFLAYDKDSKVACETLVTTGQVVLAGEVKSDAYLDVQTIAREVINGIGYTKGEYMFNGDSCGVISAIHEQSPDINQGVDRAVNDESFEAKAKAQGAGDQGMMFGYATNETANYMPLALDLAHTILKELSAIRRENKEITYLRPDAKSQVTIEYSDDHKPIRIDSIVVSTQHDDFAAEEEMLNKIREDIKNILVPRVVAQQTEEIKALFNDQIKYHINPTGKFVIGGPHGDTGLTGRKIIVDTYGGKGAHGGGAFSGKDPSKVDRSAAYATRHIAKNLVAAGVADEVLVQVSYAIGVAEPCGLYINTYGTAKVDLHDGEIAKKVSAIFDLRPYAIEQNLKLRNPIYQETASYGHMGKEHYIADKTFNKGHKNELTLEGLEFFTWEKLDKVEEIKTAFGI from the coding sequence ATGTCTTATTTATTTACATCTGAATCCGTTTCAGAAGGACATCCGGATAAAATTGCCGATCAAATCTCTGATGCATTAATCGACCATTTTTTAGCATATGATAAAGACTCAAAAGTAGCATGTGAAACTCTTGTAACTACCGGACAGGTGGTATTGGCAGGGGAAGTAAAATCAGATGCTTATCTTGATGTGCAGACTATTGCCAGAGAAGTAATCAACGGAATTGGATATACAAAAGGTGAATATATGTTCAATGGAGATTCTTGTGGAGTGATCTCTGCCATCCATGAGCAGTCACCTGATATCAACCAGGGAGTTGACAGAGCTGTAAATGACGAGTCTTTCGAAGCAAAAGCAAAAGCGCAGGGAGCAGGAGATCAGGGAATGATGTTCGGGTATGCTACCAATGAAACGGCTAACTATATGCCTCTTGCATTGGATCTTGCCCACACGATTCTGAAGGAACTTTCTGCCATCAGAAGAGAAAATAAAGAAATTACTTATCTTCGTCCTGATGCAAAAAGCCAGGTAACTATTGAGTATTCTGATGATCATAAACCAATCAGAATTGATTCTATCGTAGTTTCTACTCAGCACGATGATTTTGCAGCTGAAGAGGAAATGTTGAATAAGATCCGTGAGGATATTAAAAACATTCTGGTTCCAAGAGTTGTTGCACAACAGACTGAGGAAATCAAAGCTTTGTTCAACGATCAGATCAAATATCACATCAATCCTACAGGGAAATTTGTAATCGGAGGACCTCACGGGGATACAGGTCTTACAGGTAGAAAAATCATTGTTGATACCTACGGTGGTAAAGGAGCTCACGGAGGAGGTGCTTTCTCAGGAAAAGATCCTTCTAAAGTAGACAGAAGTGCTGCTTATGCTACAAGACATATTGCTAAAAACTTAGTGGCTGCAGGAGTTGCTGATGAAGTTTTGGTGCAGGTTTCTTATGCTATTGGTGTAGCTGAGCCTTGTGGTTTATATATCAATACTTACGGAACTGCAAAAGTAGATCTTCATGATGGAGAGATTGCGAAAAAAGTTTCTGCAATTTTCGATTTAAGACCTTATGCTATTGAGCAGAACTTAAAATTAAGAAATCCTATTTATCAGGAAACTGCTTCTTACGGGCATATGGGTAAAGAGCATTATATTGCTGATAAAACTTTTAATAAAGGACATAAAAATGAGCTTACATTGGAAGGGCTTGAGTTCTTTACTTGGGAGAAACTAGACAAAGTAGAGGAAATTAAAACCGCTTTCGGAATTTAA
- a CDS encoding NUDIX hydrolase, with product MKLLKYCPSCGKESLHWDGEKKWSCPECGFTLYNNVAGAVAVVIRCGNEIYLTRRNRDPKKGKLDLAGGFVDPKESAEETCKRELFEELQLDIDISNLKYLTSLPNIYQYKEIDYNTIDLFYEYNVSEKFEVNLELSEISEAVWIPLQELDLEDIAFDSQKRFFESYLKK from the coding sequence ATGAAACTATTGAAATATTGCCCAAGCTGTGGCAAAGAGTCCTTACACTGGGACGGCGAAAAGAAATGGAGCTGTCCGGAATGTGGTTTTACTTTGTATAATAATGTGGCAGGCGCCGTGGCGGTTGTCATCAGATGTGGTAACGAAATTTACCTTACCCGAAGAAACAGAGATCCTAAAAAAGGAAAACTTGATCTTGCCGGAGGATTCGTTGACCCTAAAGAAAGTGCAGAGGAAACCTGTAAAAGAGAACTTTTTGAAGAACTTCAGCTTGATATCGATATTTCTAACCTGAAATACCTTACCAGCCTTCCAAACATCTATCAATACAAAGAAATTGATTACAATACCATCGATCTCTTTTATGAGTATAATGTTTCGGAAAAGTTTGAGGTAAATCTTGAACTCTCAGAGATCTCAGAAGCAGTATGGATTCCTTTACAGGAGCTAGACCTTGAAGATATTGCCTTTGATTCTCAGAAGAGATTTTTTGAGAGCTATTTAAAGAAATAA
- a CDS encoding Ig-like domain-containing protein: MKRFLLLFVICFLVHSCARVGSPVGGPKDTLAPRFLSSNIDTTRINVKKDIHELRLDFDEYVTLKDINKNLIISPPIKGITRILPSNIANKFVLIQWTDTLQANTTYNFNFGNSIVDNNESNILRYFNFAFSTGDKLDDLYISGEVKDAMDIKKKTGTTTENKLVVGLYQVKDTMDYKKKPYYITKVDEDGYYELNYLTPGKYKIIAFDDENGNSMYDPGKEKVGFQKDPINVEKSISGLNLKVYPSRKAVKYSEMKEIAGGILMSFEGNPDEVKVQSLNEKIKDIKIMHNPKSDSVRIWFDAVKDDVGQTANEKLTFTHNKGPKKDSAYSVSLFYRYNKKNAMDVVSDNDGTSIAPKADLKLASNYIVDKIDPSKWTLKIKGDSLTTLPFTAKISETNPYQIHVQSDFVMGKSYELTVPKETVSSYYAKNSQSKRFDFDVAKADQFGSVEFSITNAPEANYWIQLIDSSDKIAYQKYIKGDKVKFDILRPAEYIVRILVDNNGNKYWDEADFANDIFAEDAYIFHKKVIVRGLWETREDWDLKDTRTLDSPKSTSGAPAPTSTSVPASETPQPVTPTVTKEPLKKEFKSGNAVLTPAK, encoded by the coding sequence ATGAAAAGGTTTCTTTTATTATTTGTTATCTGTTTTCTTGTACATTCATGTGCAAGAGTGGGATCTCCTGTCGGAGGGCCTAAAGATACTTTAGCACCAAGGTTTTTAAGTTCAAACATTGATACTACAAGAATTAATGTCAAAAAAGATATTCACGAGCTCCGTCTGGATTTTGATGAATATGTAACATTGAAGGACATCAATAAAAACCTGATTATTTCACCACCTATTAAAGGGATAACGAGAATTCTTCCTTCGAATATAGCCAACAAATTTGTGCTGATCCAATGGACTGATACTCTTCAGGCGAATACAACGTATAATTTTAATTTCGGAAATTCCATTGTAGATAATAACGAGTCGAATATACTGAGGTATTTCAATTTTGCTTTTTCTACAGGAGACAAACTGGATGATCTTTACATCAGTGGTGAGGTAAAAGATGCAATGGATATTAAAAAGAAAACGGGAACAACAACGGAAAATAAGCTTGTGGTAGGATTGTATCAGGTAAAAGATACGATGGATTATAAGAAAAAACCTTACTATATCACCAAGGTAGATGAAGACGGGTATTATGAATTGAATTATCTGACTCCTGGAAAATATAAAATTATTGCTTTTGACGACGAGAATGGAAATTCTATGTATGACCCAGGAAAAGAAAAGGTTGGATTCCAGAAAGATCCCATCAATGTAGAGAAATCTATTTCAGGATTGAATTTGAAAGTATATCCTTCCAGAAAAGCAGTGAAATATTCAGAAATGAAAGAAATTGCAGGTGGGATTTTAATGTCATTTGAAGGAAATCCAGATGAAGTAAAAGTTCAGTCACTGAATGAGAAAATAAAAGATATCAAAATAATGCATAACCCAAAATCCGACTCTGTCAGAATCTGGTTTGATGCAGTAAAAGATGATGTGGGGCAGACAGCGAATGAAAAACTCACATTTACTCATAATAAAGGTCCCAAAAAAGATAGTGCCTATAGCGTTTCTTTATTTTACAGATATAATAAGAAGAATGCGATGGATGTCGTGAGCGATAATGACGGAACTTCAATCGCTCCAAAAGCAGATTTAAAGCTTGCATCAAACTATATTGTAGATAAAATTGATCCTTCAAAATGGACATTAAAGATCAAAGGTGACAGTTTAACAACTTTACCGTTCACTGCTAAAATTTCAGAAACAAATCCTTATCAGATCCATGTTCAATCAGATTTTGTGATGGGAAAAAGCTATGAACTTACTGTTCCTAAGGAAACCGTATCTTCGTACTATGCAAAAAACAGCCAGTCAAAGCGTTTCGACTTTGATGTTGCTAAAGCAGATCAGTTTGGAAGTGTTGAGTTCTCTATTACCAATGCTCCGGAAGCAAATTATTGGATTCAACTGATCGATTCTTCAGATAAAATTGCCTATCAGAAATATATAAAAGGAGACAAGGTAAAATTTGATATATTGAGACCTGCAGAATATATTGTAAGAATTCTGGTAGATAATAACGGGAATAAATATTGGGATGAAGCAGATTTCGCTAACGATATATTTGCTGAAGATGCTTATATCTTCCATAAAAAAGTAATCGTAAGAGGATTGTGGGAAACAAGAGAAGACTGGGATCTGAAGGATACCAGAACACTTGACAGTCCTAAATCAACATCGGGAGCTCCGGCACCCACATCAACCTCTGTTCCAGCATCAGAAACTCCGCAGCCTGTAACACCTACGGTAACGAAGGAACCGCTGAAAAAAGAATTTAAATCCGGTAATGCTGTTTTAACTCCGGCAAAGTAA
- a CDS encoding catalase encodes MDSKKLTLSNGAPYFEHQDSQTVGPRGPVLLQDFILQENLAHFVRERIPERIVHAKGSGAYGTFTVTHDISQYTKAKLFSKVGNSCRMFARFSTVGGEKGSADTARDPRGFALKFYTEDGNWDLVGNNTPVFFIKDAKKFPDFIHTQKRLPKTNLKSATMMWDFWSLNPESLHQVLILMSDRGTPYGYRHMHGFGSHTFSMINDNNERVWVKFHFKTKQGVKNFTDEEAVKMAGENPDFAQEDLCNAIENGDFPKWTLYIQVMTEEQAKDFRWNPFDVTKVWFHDDFPLIEVGEMELNEVPVNYFAHVEQSTFSPSSLINGISFSPDKMLQGRLFSYPDAHRYRVGVNAHQLEVNRCPFAVNNYQRDGYMADSSYYQDKPNYHPNSFDDIKADSDYKGFEYELDSAHVASYNRNDNDSDHYTQPGLLYSKAMNAEDRDRLIQNIIGSMQGISGPKKDEIINRQLCHFFRANIELGMKVASQLNVNIDANMMNHSK; translated from the coding sequence ATGGATTCTAAAAAATTAACGTTAAGCAACGGCGCACCTTACTTTGAGCATCAGGATTCACAGACGGTAGGACCAAGAGGCCCGGTATTGCTGCAAGACTTTATTCTTCAGGAAAATCTTGCGCATTTCGTTAGGGAAAGAATTCCTGAAAGGATTGTGCATGCTAAAGGAAGCGGTGCTTATGGAACTTTTACCGTAACCCATGACATCAGCCAGTACACAAAAGCAAAACTGTTCTCAAAAGTAGGAAATTCATGCAGAATGTTTGCCCGTTTTTCTACTGTAGGAGGAGAAAAAGGAAGCGCAGATACAGCGAGAGACCCTAGAGGTTTTGCTTTAAAATTTTATACAGAAGACGGAAACTGGGATCTTGTAGGAAACAATACTCCGGTATTCTTTATTAAGGATGCAAAAAAATTTCCGGACTTTATTCATACTCAAAAAAGACTTCCAAAAACCAATTTAAAAAGCGCCACCATGATGTGGGATTTCTGGAGCTTAAATCCTGAATCGCTTCATCAGGTTCTTATATTAATGTCAGACAGAGGAACGCCTTACGGATACAGACATATGCATGGATTTGGGTCTCATACTTTCTCCATGATTAATGACAATAATGAAAGAGTATGGGTAAAATTCCACTTCAAAACCAAGCAGGGAGTGAAAAACTTCACTGATGAAGAAGCGGTAAAAATGGCCGGCGAAAATCCGGACTTCGCCCAGGAAGACCTTTGCAATGCTATTGAAAACGGAGACTTCCCGAAATGGACCCTGTATATCCAGGTGATGACTGAGGAACAGGCAAAAGACTTCAGATGGAATCCTTTTGATGTAACAAAAGTGTGGTTTCATGATGACTTCCCATTGATTGAGGTAGGAGAAATGGAACTTAATGAAGTTCCTGTTAATTATTTTGCTCATGTTGAACAATCTACTTTTTCACCAAGCAGCCTGATTAACGGAATTAGTTTCTCACCTGACAAAATGCTGCAGGGAAGACTATTTTCTTATCCTGATGCACACCGTTACAGAGTGGGTGTCAACGCACATCAACTGGAGGTGAACAGATGTCCTTTTGCGGTCAATAACTACCAGAGAGATGGCTATATGGCAGATTCAAGCTACTATCAGGACAAACCGAATTACCATCCGAACAGTTTCGATGATATCAAAGCAGATTCTGATTACAAAGGTTTTGAGTATGAATTAGACAGTGCTCATGTAGCCAGTTATAACAGAAATGATAATGACAGCGATCATTATACTCAGCCGGGTCTGCTTTATTCAAAAGCAATGAACGCAGAAGACAGAGATCGTCTGATTCAAAATATTATCGGAAGCATGCAAGGCATCAGCGGGCCTAAAAAAGACGAGATTATCAACCGACAATTATGTCACTTTTTCCGTGCTAATATTGAGCTTGGCATGAAAGTAGCTTCTCAGTTAAATGTCAATATTGATGCAAATATGATGAATCATTCCAAATAA
- a CDS encoding deoxycytidylate deaminase: MNKFDKAYLKMAQEWAKLSYCKRKQVGALIVKDRMIISDGYNGTPSGFENCCEDGEGKTHWYVLHAEANAILKLAASTQSAKGATLYLTLSPCKECSKLILQAGIARLVYINEYSDDDGISFLRNHNIEIEQISDCELKK; the protein is encoded by the coding sequence ATGAATAAGTTTGATAAAGCTTATCTAAAAATGGCTCAGGAATGGGCAAAACTCTCCTACTGTAAGAGAAAACAGGTGGGAGCTCTTATCGTAAAAGATAGGATGATTATTTCAGATGGTTACAACGGGACTCCTTCGGGATTCGAAAACTGCTGTGAAGATGGAGAAGGGAAAACACACTGGTACGTATTGCATGCTGAAGCGAACGCTATATTAAAGCTGGCCGCTTCTACTCAATCTGCAAAAGGGGCAACGTTATATCTGACGCTGTCTCCCTGTAAAGAATGCAGCAAGCTGATTTTACAGGCAGGAATTGCGAGACTGGTGTATATTAATGAGTATTCAGATGACGATGGAATATCGTTCCTGAGAAACCATAACATTGAAATAGAACAAATATCGGACTGTGAACTAAAAAAATAA
- a CDS encoding enoyl-CoA hydratase/isomerase family protein, producing MSYENILLKKEDKLSIITINRPGSLNALNAKTIQEISTALDELNADTSCRVIILTGSGEKSFVAGADIKEFSDFGQEKAEELARNGQNILFNKIENMSKPIIAAVNGFALGGGLELAMACHIRYASENARLGLPEVTLGLIPGYGGTQRLPKLVGKGIANEMIFSAKMIPAQKAKEIGLVNEVYPIEELLTKTKELANTIAYNSPMAISKAINAVNLSDTEKGFETEIKYFGQLFEMEDKKEGVTAFLEKRKPNF from the coding sequence ATGAGTTACGAGAACATATTATTAAAAAAAGAAGATAAATTATCTATTATTACCATAAACAGACCTGGAAGTTTAAATGCTTTAAATGCAAAAACAATTCAGGAAATCAGTACCGCACTGGATGAGCTTAACGCTGATACTTCCTGCAGGGTAATTATCCTTACCGGAAGTGGAGAAAAATCTTTTGTAGCAGGAGCTGATATCAAGGAGTTCAGCGACTTCGGACAGGAAAAAGCTGAAGAACTTGCAAGAAACGGACAAAATATATTGTTCAATAAAATTGAAAATATGTCTAAACCTATCATTGCAGCCGTAAACGGTTTTGCATTAGGCGGAGGTTTAGAGCTTGCCATGGCATGCCATATCAGATATGCATCGGAAAACGCCAGATTAGGACTTCCTGAAGTAACTCTTGGATTAATCCCGGGATACGGAGGAACTCAAAGGCTTCCAAAGCTTGTAGGAAAAGGTATTGCCAATGAAATGATCTTCTCTGCCAAAATGATCCCTGCTCAAAAAGCAAAAGAGATCGGCCTGGTCAATGAAGTATACCCTATTGAAGAATTATTAACCAAAACGAAAGAATTAGCAAACACGATTGCCTACAATTCACCAATGGCAATATCCAAGGCTATAAATGCCGTAAATTTATCTGATACAGAGAAAGGTTTTGAAACTGAAATTAAATATTTCGGGCAACTTTTTGAAATGGAAGATAAGAAAGAAGGAGTTACTGCGTTTCTAGAGAAGAGAAAGCCTAACTTTTAA
- a CDS encoding serine hydrolase domain-containing protein, whose protein sequence is MTKRNFILILTVLLAIFSCKKKSEAKEVSAENTTNLPNYGNVDLGDIFTKGDGQLLNRQTTISYIDQYYKKIWEEGNLSGGILVAKGDEILYENYRGFGREGNQMAIDKNTPLHVASVSKTLTAMAMMKLIEAGKIKLTDHLTQFFPGFPYPDVTVQTLLDQRSGLPKYEYFITKIQPAPAELSKPFITNQDVLNMIIKYKPDLARDTDTGFMYCNTNFALLALLVEKITKTPFPQAMKEMVFTPLKMNNTYIFQEKDIPTASQSFYYGGNKLYPLDRLDLIYGDKNVYTTPRDLYNFSKAMFSKNFLKPELMEMVFAPYSNEKSGMNNYGLGFRMKIFDNGEKLTYHNGWWHGTNSVFAHLLKSKVTIVAIGNKYSNKVYTALALSGLFEDFPLQKEKLHTVMHDNKDTLNSGQEVFGE, encoded by the coding sequence ATGACGAAGCGTAATTTTATACTTATCCTAACTGTTCTTTTAGCAATATTTTCTTGTAAAAAAAAGTCTGAAGCCAAAGAAGTTTCAGCTGAAAATACGACCAATCTTCCCAACTATGGAAACGTAGATCTGGGAGATATTTTCACGAAAGGTGATGGGCAGCTTCTGAACAGGCAGACAACAATAAGCTATATAGATCAGTATTACAAAAAAATATGGGAAGAAGGCAACCTTAGCGGAGGAATTCTGGTTGCTAAGGGCGATGAAATTCTTTACGAAAATTACAGAGGTTTTGGAAGAGAAGGCAATCAGATGGCGATTGATAAAAATACACCGTTGCATGTAGCTTCGGTTTCAAAGACTTTAACGGCAATGGCAATGATGAAGCTGATTGAGGCTGGAAAAATAAAACTTACAGATCATCTTACTCAGTTTTTTCCAGGATTTCCATATCCCGATGTTACTGTTCAGACTTTATTGGATCAAAGAAGCGGTCTTCCGAAATACGAATATTTTATCACCAAAATACAGCCTGCACCGGCAGAACTTTCAAAACCGTTTATTACGAATCAGGATGTATTGAATATGATTATCAAATACAAACCAGATCTGGCGAGAGATACCGATACAGGATTTATGTACTGTAATACCAATTTTGCTCTATTGGCCTTATTGGTTGAAAAAATAACAAAAACTCCTTTCCCGCAGGCGATGAAAGAAATGGTTTTCACACCCTTGAAAATGAATAATACTTACATTTTCCAGGAAAAAGATATTCCTACAGCCTCTCAGTCATTCTATTATGGGGGAAATAAACTGTATCCTTTAGACAGATTAGATCTTATTTATGGTGACAAAAATGTATATACTACTCCAAGAGATTTGTACAATTTTTCAAAAGCAATGTTTTCGAAAAATTTCCTGAAACCGGAACTCATGGAGATGGTTTTCGCTCCTTACAGCAATGAAAAGTCAGGAATGAATAATTATGGATTAGGATTCAGGATGAAAATTTTTGATAATGGCGAAAAGCTGACGTATCACAACGGATGGTGGCATGGCACAAACTCTGTATTTGCCCACCTTTTAAAATCTAAAGTTACCATCGTGGCTATCGGAAACAAATATTCAAACAAAGTATATACAGCTCTTGCGTTATCCGGATTATTTGAGGATTTTCCTTTACAGAAGGAGAAGTTGCACACCGTTATGCATGATAATAAAGATACTTTAAATTCCGGACAGGAAGTTTTTGGAGAATAA
- a CDS encoding LysR substrate-binding domain-containing protein, which produces MNIQQLEYLIAVDKYKHFGKAAQACFITQPTLSAMIQKFEDELDVKVFDRTTHPIRTTDVGLQIIDQAKVIIESVNELKNKANLLNNILGGTLNLGIIPTVSSFILPTEIFKFLEDNPKIQMNVKEMTTDNIIKALKAGELDAGIISTPYDTADEFYQDFLFNEELMIYSSNTEANKKNSYIIPEDLNVEKVWLLEEGNCLRNQFENICHLKENTLKPKNLDFLASNIQTLVHMVDKVGGISILPELALSQLSEEQKKNVFRFKKPFPYREISIIYYKPTFKQKIIDELSHSIKTSLELKLNYHESPKEFVSIKPQ; this is translated from the coding sequence ATGAACATTCAGCAACTGGAGTATCTTATCGCTGTTGATAAGTATAAACATTTTGGTAAAGCAGCTCAGGCATGTTTTATTACACAACCTACGTTAAGTGCCATGATACAGAAATTTGAGGATGAACTGGATGTGAAGGTTTTCGACAGAACTACTCACCCGATTCGTACCACAGATGTAGGTCTTCAGATTATTGATCAGGCAAAAGTTATTATAGAATCTGTCAATGAGCTGAAAAACAAGGCGAACCTTTTGAATAATATTTTAGGAGGAACTCTTAATCTGGGAATTATTCCTACGGTTTCTTCTTTCATTCTGCCTACGGAAATTTTCAAGTTCCTTGAAGACAATCCAAAGATTCAGATGAATGTAAAAGAAATGACAACGGATAATATTATTAAAGCTTTAAAAGCAGGAGAACTGGATGCGGGAATTATCTCAACTCCTTATGATACTGCTGACGAGTTTTATCAGGATTTCTTATTCAATGAGGAGCTGATGATTTACAGTTCCAATACAGAAGCCAACAAAAAGAATTCTTACATCATTCCGGAAGATCTGAATGTAGAAAAAGTATGGTTACTTGAAGAAGGAAACTGTCTTAGAAATCAGTTTGAGAACATCTGTCATTTGAAAGAAAATACCCTGAAGCCTAAAAATTTAGACTTCCTGGCTTCCAATATCCAGACCTTGGTACACATGGTAGATAAAGTAGGAGGAATCAGTATTCTGCCAGAACTTGCTTTGAGTCAGCTTTCAGAAGAACAGAAGAAAAATGTTTTCAGATTCAAAAAACCTTTCCCTTATCGAGAAATCAGTATTATTTATTATAAGCCAACATTTAAGCAAAAAATAATTGATGAATTGTCACATTCTATCAAAACTTCTTTAGAACTTAAGCTGAATTATCACGAAAGTCCAAAAGAATTTGTAAGCATTAAGCCTCAGTAA
- a CDS encoding heme-binding domain-containing protein yields MKMAKKIIFWILVGFALIQFFPIDRINKPVDSAANFVDARKAPEKIRTLLKNACYDCHSNETVYPKYAFIAPVSWSVKSHVNEGREHLNFSTWETYNKDLKKDMITKSIQTIQSKAMPMPGYIVYHKEANLSEAERALLIQYFEEMLKTKTY; encoded by the coding sequence ATGAAAATGGCTAAGAAAATCATATTTTGGATATTGGTGGGTTTTGCCCTGATCCAGTTTTTTCCTATTGATAGAATCAATAAACCGGTTGATTCTGCTGCGAACTTCGTTGATGCAAGGAAAGCACCTGAAAAAATCAGAACACTGCTTAAAAATGCGTGTTATGACTGCCATTCCAATGAAACAGTTTACCCGAAATATGCTTTTATTGCACCTGTATCATGGTCTGTAAAAAGCCATGTAAATGAAGGAAGAGAACACCTTAACTTTTCTACCTGGGAAACGTATAATAAGGATTTGAAGAAGGATATGATCACTAAATCTATTCAGACTATCCAAAGCAAAGCAATGCCAATGCCGGGTTATATTGTCTATCATAAAGAAGCTAATCTTTCAGAAGCAGAAAGAGCACTGTTGATTCAGTATTTTGAAGAAATGCTGAAAACGAAGACTTATTAG